One genomic region from Zalophus californianus isolate mZalCal1 chromosome 2, mZalCal1.pri.v2, whole genome shotgun sequence encodes:
- the CTSO gene encoding cathepsin O, whose amino-acid sequence MELRALRLLWLLCCCFCGGGRSADPRATFTATEPRSRERQAAAFRESLNRHRYLNSVFPRENSSAVYGINQFSYLFPEEFKAIYLRSKSSRLPRYPAEVKTSVPNVSLPLRFDWRDKRVVTQVRNQQTCGGCWAFSVVSAVESAYAIKGKPLEDLSVQQVIDCSYNNYGCQGGSTLNALNWLNKTQVKLVRDSEYPFKAQNGLCHYFSNSQSGFSIKGYSAYDFSDQEDEMAKALLTFGPLVVVVDAVSWQDYLGGIIQHHCSSGEANHAVLITGFDKIGSTPYWIVRNSWGSSWGVDGYAHVKMGGNICGIADSVSAVFV is encoded by the exons ATGGAGCTGCGGGCGCTGCGGCTCCTCTGGCTGCTTTGCTGCTGTTTCTGCGGCGGCGGCCGCTCCGCGGACCCCCGCGCCACCTTCACAGCGACGGAGCCGCGGAGCCGCGAGCGACAGGCAGCCGCCTTCCGG gaaaGCCTTAATAGACACCGATACTTGAATTCTGTATTCCCTCGTGAAAACTCCAGTGCCGTCTATGGAATAAatcaattttcttatttgtttccaGAAGAGTTTAAAG CAATTTATTTGAGAAGCAaatcttccagattgcccagatACCCAGCAGAGGTGAAAACATCCGTACCCAATGTGTCTTTACCGTTAAGATTTGACTGGCGGGACAAGCGTGTTGTAACCCAAGTGAGGAACCAGCAGACT tGTGGAGGCTGCTGGGCCTTCAGCGTGGTGAGTGCTGTGGAATCTGCATATGCAATAAAAGGGAAGCCTCTGGAAGACCTAAGTGTACAGCAGGTCATTGACTGTTCATATAATAATTATGGCTGCCAGGGAGGTTCCACTCTCAATGCTTTGAACTGGTTGAATAAG ACGCAAGTAAAACTGGTGAGAGATTCAGAGTACCCATTTAAAGCCCAGAATGGTCTGTGCCATTACTTTTCTAATTCGCAGTCTGGATTCTCCATCAAAGGTTATTCTGCATATGACTTCAG TGACCAAGAAGATGAAATGGCAAAAGCACTTCTTACCTTTGGCCCCTTGGTAGTGGTAGTAGATGCAGTGAGCTGGCAAGACTATTTGGGAGGAATAATACAGCACCATTGCTCCAGTGGAGAAGCAAATCATGCAGTTCTCATAACTGGGTTTGATAAAATAG GAAGTACTCCATATTGGATTGTGCGGAACTCATGGGGAAGTTCATGGGGAGTAGATGGCTATGCCCATGTTAAAATGGGAGGCAATATTTGTG gtATTGCAGATTCTGTTTCTGCTGTATTTGTGTGA